A portion of the Leptospira kanakyensis genome contains these proteins:
- the jag gene encoding RNA-binding cell elongation regulator Jag/EloR, producing the protein MNNYIFEAEGKTKSEAEEYSLETLRLQPGDLRFEVVDSGKSGFLGITQKKPAVVRAFVANNDIPSEKIIHGVIITILKKMGIPAEVVGMGDVDGKIYVELTSKESGLIIGKRGGTLDSLQFLLNLMVDPKIRHNRKIVLDIESYRDKRELSLIRLAKSVAASVIKSGRSKLLDPMNPFERRIVHMAIQEDERVFTRSEGNGTFKRVRVISAKEKHKYKDLEDPSKKGLPVEDFADGVDQEDLD; encoded by the coding sequence ATGAATAATTACATTTTCGAAGCCGAAGGAAAAACTAAAAGTGAGGCAGAAGAATATTCACTCGAAACACTTCGCCTCCAACCAGGCGATTTACGATTCGAAGTAGTTGATTCCGGAAAATCCGGATTTTTAGGAATCACACAAAAAAAACCAGCCGTTGTACGTGCGTTTGTTGCAAACAATGACATCCCATCCGAAAAAATCATTCATGGAGTGATCATTACCATTTTGAAAAAAATGGGGATCCCTGCTGAAGTTGTTGGAATGGGTGATGTTGATGGAAAAATCTACGTTGAACTCACGAGTAAAGAATCCGGACTGATTATCGGAAAACGAGGAGGCACTTTAGATTCACTTCAATTCCTTCTCAACCTAATGGTTGATCCAAAAATTCGTCACAATAGAAAAATTGTTTTGGATATTGAATCCTACCGCGACAAACGTGAGTTATCTCTCATTCGATTGGCAAAATCTGTTGCTGCATCCGTAATTAAATCCGGAAGATCAAAACTACTCGATCCAATGAATCCGTTTGAAAGAAGAATTGTTCATATGGCAATCCAAGAAGATGAAAGAGTGTTCACAAGATCCGAAGGAAATGGAACTTTCAAAAGAGTTCGTGTCATCTCTGCAAAAGAAAAACATAAATACAAAGATTTGGAAGATCCGTCTAAAAAAGGCCTTCCTGTTGAAGACTTTGCTGACGGAGTAGACCAAGAAGATCTTGATTGA
- a CDS encoding MltA domain-containing protein: MGKGNQLKKESGLPFRLVIKIASVSFVIGLLLAMALFAEPTQNRNYDQSQKRTDLTLVSHNPQTSSSSKNLDHTKDLNLEFAFKESIRYFERKPKDSKFRFGEEEYTNEEVLRSLENLQMIIRDTPSHQIQNEIKKNFIFFVLSPSDGPPTITGYYEVRIYGKNKPEGEYQYPALSPPKSDLTISENPKLFLREKWSQKSIWEKYSKPIVFLRLTDLHLAQLEGSAVVETETKEKFRINYAADNGQNYISPSVHLEGICPSLKPYHLSNCIQSRPKEVTDAILKNPRYIFFEKESFPKKQLNENSFGPMGSDGIRLVSFRSVAMDKKIPLGLPILLSFQSNKETINDRLVFVHDRGNAITGAGRLDYYLGSGDGVEEMANNLLTKGKVTLLLPKKEKTRNK; the protein is encoded by the coding sequence ATGGGCAAAGGTAACCAACTGAAAAAAGAAAGTGGCTTACCTTTTCGTCTGGTGATCAAAATCGCGTCAGTTTCCTTTGTCATCGGCTTACTTTTGGCTATGGCTTTATTTGCAGAGCCAACGCAGAATCGAAATTACGACCAAAGTCAGAAACGAACAGACCTAACCTTAGTTTCGCATAACCCTCAAACTTCTAGTTCCTCCAAAAATTTGGATCATACAAAAGATCTGAATCTAGAGTTTGCTTTCAAAGAATCCATCCGATATTTTGAGAGGAAACCTAAAGATAGTAAATTTCGTTTTGGAGAAGAGGAATACACCAATGAGGAGGTTCTTCGCTCTTTAGAAAATCTTCAAATGATCATTCGTGATACACCCTCTCACCAAATTCAAAATGAAATCAAAAAAAATTTTATATTTTTTGTTTTGAGCCCTTCTGATGGCCCTCCCACTATAACAGGATATTATGAAGTACGAATTTATGGAAAAAACAAACCAGAAGGAGAATACCAATATCCTGCGTTATCTCCACCAAAATCTGATCTAACAATATCTGAAAATCCGAAACTCTTTCTTCGAGAAAAGTGGAGTCAAAAATCCATTTGGGAAAAATATTCCAAACCAATTGTTTTCTTACGTTTGACAGACTTACATTTGGCGCAGTTGGAAGGATCCGCAGTTGTCGAAACAGAAACAAAAGAAAAATTTCGAATCAACTATGCTGCGGACAATGGTCAGAATTATATTAGTCCTTCCGTTCATTTGGAAGGAATTTGTCCAAGTCTCAAACCATACCATCTTTCAAATTGTATTCAATCCAGGCCTAAGGAAGTTACTGATGCCATTTTGAAAAATCCAAGATATATATTTTTTGAAAAAGAATCGTTTCCAAAAAAGCAATTAAATGAAAATTCATTCGGACCAATGGGAAGTGACGGAATTCGTTTGGTTTCTTTTCGATCTGTTGCTATGGACAAAAAAATTCCACTTGGATTACCAATCCTTCTTTCATTTCAATCAAACAAAGAAACGATAAACGATCGTTTGGTGTTTGTTCACGACAGAGGGAATGCAATCACTGGTGCGGGTCGTTTGGATTATTATTTGGGAAGTGGTGATGGTGTGGAAGAAATGGCAAACAATTTGTTAACCAAAGGAAAAGTAACTTTGTTACTTCCCAAAAAGGAGAAAACTAGAAATAAATAA
- the yidD gene encoding membrane protein insertion efficiency factor YidD yields the protein MNRLFLVLIYLYKKLLSPLLPPACRFTPSCSEYAKQAFETYPWYKAFVLSVVRISKCHPYHEGGHDPLPKSFNKS from the coding sequence ATGAATCGGCTGTTTTTGGTTCTTATTTACCTCTACAAAAAACTGCTGTCCCCACTATTGCCTCCGGCTTGCCGATTTACCCCCAGTTGTTCTGAATACGCCAAACAAGCGTTTGAAACCTATCCATGGTATAAAGCATTTGTTCTCAGTGTAGTTCGAATTTCTAAATGCCATCCTTATCATGAGGGTGGGCATGATCCTTTACCGAAATCCTTTAACAAGAGTTAA
- the yidC gene encoding membrane protein insertase YidC — MQNDSTNRQSRLFLALFLSLAVWMGINYFFFPPQTPKPKTADEVSNKENSEKEKTNGTTTDPKAELKKPTTETPKLNPVKPEDVKTFALKTDSFLVRFSSLGGRITEYYIKDHKEPDGSEFAVAKDPKFQIEFDGQTEKAVELTRGQGFDFNIIEDKDTIPFSAYNLVNFSSSYNAETKTVIFEAPSLDGKFTIQKKFQFFPSENYFKFHLTLKNRSNETINISSSKSDVYFRSFSSLGPVLKKKEDFNDRDNAHYFRYYYLDGSFKDHVDGTTTQGFFDNLFGSNDGKDTRYEIKKGSNEKVDFVGTGSRYFIGVIDPLDDKPAGVLLDNRKGNETGVLLVYDNWKLGPGEEVNLDYAAYVGVRELDGTAFRDSKLDPKINKDSVFAGLSDSLDKSFNQGITTPLRNGIVWILKKIYLVIPNYGWAIVIFAILFKLAFYPLNKKQAESMKKMQELSPQIKLINEKYADDPKLKQEKTVELYKKNGTNPMAGCLPMLIQIPIFIALYTAFSDTVDLWNSPFLWITDLSEPDTVYTTPKLAFIGALAINILPLIMVATQVVQSRMTTVSSDPNQKMMMYMMPVIMLYFFWSMPAGVTMYWTMQNILSIAQQVYTNKFGKSEDKKPKNNGPEPANNASAVARPGFRNQNKKKK; from the coding sequence ATGCAAAATGATTCCACTAACAGACAAAGTCGTTTATTCCTAGCGCTATTTCTCAGTTTAGCAGTATGGATGGGGATTAACTACTTCTTCTTTCCACCACAAACACCGAAACCAAAAACCGCTGATGAAGTTTCTAACAAAGAAAACTCTGAAAAAGAGAAAACTAACGGAACCACTACAGATCCAAAAGCAGAATTAAAGAAACCAACAACAGAAACACCAAAGTTAAATCCGGTAAAACCAGAAGATGTAAAAACCTTCGCATTAAAAACAGATTCCTTTTTAGTTCGATTTTCTAGTTTAGGTGGAAGGATCACTGAATACTATATCAAAGATCATAAAGAACCAGATGGTTCCGAGTTTGCTGTCGCAAAAGATCCTAAGTTTCAAATTGAATTTGATGGACAAACGGAAAAAGCAGTGGAACTCACGAGAGGCCAAGGTTTTGACTTCAACATCATTGAAGACAAAGACACCATTCCTTTTTCAGCATACAACTTAGTAAATTTTAGTTCCAGTTACAACGCTGAAACAAAAACTGTAATCTTCGAAGCACCTTCGTTAGATGGTAAATTCACAATCCAAAAGAAATTTCAATTTTTCCCTTCTGAAAATTATTTTAAGTTTCATTTAACACTTAAAAACAGATCAAACGAAACCATCAATATTTCTTCATCAAAATCTGATGTTTACTTTAGATCCTTCAGTTCTCTTGGTCCAGTACTTAAGAAAAAAGAAGATTTTAATGACCGTGACAATGCACACTATTTCCGTTATTACTATTTAGATGGAAGTTTTAAAGACCACGTAGACGGAACCACCACACAAGGTTTTTTTGATAACCTGTTTGGTTCGAATGATGGAAAAGACACTCGTTACGAAATCAAAAAAGGTTCTAACGAAAAAGTAGACTTCGTGGGAACAGGAAGCCGTTACTTCATTGGGGTTATCGATCCATTGGATGATAAACCAGCAGGAGTTCTTCTTGATAATCGTAAAGGAAACGAAACAGGTGTTCTTTTAGTTTATGATAATTGGAAACTTGGACCCGGCGAAGAAGTAAACCTAGATTATGCTGCTTATGTCGGAGTGAGAGAACTTGATGGAACCGCTTTCCGTGACAGCAAACTTGATCCAAAAATCAACAAGGACTCTGTATTTGCAGGCCTTAGTGATTCTCTCGACAAGTCCTTCAACCAAGGGATTACAACCCCTCTTCGTAATGGAATTGTTTGGATTTTAAAAAAGATCTATCTCGTCATTCCTAACTATGGTTGGGCAATTGTTATTTTTGCCATCCTTTTCAAATTAGCATTTTATCCGCTGAACAAAAAACAGGCGGAATCGATGAAGAAGATGCAGGAGTTATCTCCACAAATCAAACTCATCAATGAAAAATATGCAGATGATCCGAAACTCAAACAAGAAAAAACTGTAGAGTTATACAAAAAGAACGGAACCAATCCGATGGCGGGTTGCCTTCCGATGCTCATTCAAATTCCTATCTTTATCGCATTGTATACTGCGTTCTCTGACACAGTGGATCTTTGGAATTCTCCATTTTTATGGATCACTGATTTAAGTGAACCAGACACTGTTTACACAACTCCAAAGTTAGCTTTTATTGGTGCGCTTGCGATCAATATCCTTCCACTCATCATGGTGGCTACACAAGTGGTTCAATCTAGAATGACTACGGTTTCCTCAGACCCTAACCAAAAGATGATGATGTATATGATGCCTGTCATCATGTTATATTTCTTCTGGTCAATGCCGGCTGGTGTGACTATGTATTGGACAATGCAAAACATTCTGTCTATCGCACAACAAGTGTATACAAATAAGTTTGGTAAATCGGAAGATAAAAAACCAAAAAATAATGGGCCAGAACCAGCAAACAACGCTTCAGCAGTTGCAAGACCTGGTTTTAGAAACCAGAACAAAAAGAAAAAATGA
- a CDS encoding ankyrin repeat domain-containing protein, whose amino-acid sequence MSLIDIAKSGSIEDWDAEISAGADPNELDFYGTNALSWMLKMESAELFRHAILKGADPLSPYTTPGNVIFDVVNQNKDSFLQILVDTVSVWKNSKYLLTRDKNGNTIFHLAVLESAESLWEVLFNSLTEEIVSLRNEEGRSVFLEAIIEDRMEIITKLLSKFPDIVQQIDREGKTALHLVAERNLHELCSFLLEEGNVLLETKDNFGNTALFLSASADAVECMADLLHVGANPFVWGENEESITRLLDREKFGHSLKTWKDFVIQKAILGAGYVRREEMIEFLRKEKPFKPEELTKAKLVDLI is encoded by the coding sequence ATGAGTTTGATAGACATAGCCAAATCTGGCAGTATCGAAGACTGGGACGCCGAGATCAGCGCTGGTGCTGATCCAAATGAATTAGATTTTTATGGAACGAATGCTCTCTCCTGGATGTTAAAGATGGAGAGTGCGGAGCTCTTTCGTCATGCCATCCTTAAAGGAGCTGATCCCTTATCTCCTTATACCACTCCAGGCAATGTGATCTTTGATGTAGTGAATCAAAACAAAGATTCTTTCCTTCAAATCTTAGTGGATACGGTTTCTGTTTGGAAAAATTCAAAATATCTTCTCACAAGAGATAAAAATGGGAACACCATCTTTCATTTGGCAGTTCTTGAGTCCGCTGAATCTCTATGGGAGGTTTTATTTAATTCATTAACGGAAGAGATTGTTTCTTTACGAAATGAAGAGGGGCGGTCTGTATTTTTAGAAGCAATCATCGAAGACCGAATGGAAATCATCACCAAACTTCTGTCAAAGTTTCCAGATATCGTCCAACAAATTGATCGTGAAGGGAAAACTGCCCTCCATTTGGTTGCTGAGAGAAACTTACATGAGTTATGTTCGTTTCTTTTGGAAGAAGGAAATGTTTTATTAGAAACAAAAGATAATTTCGGAAATACGGCTTTGTTTTTATCGGCTTCCGCCGATGCAGTCGAATGTATGGCTGACCTTCTCCATGTCGGTGCTAATCCATTTGTTTGGGGGGAAAATGAGGAATCGATTACGAGATTACTCGACCGTGAAAAATTTGGTCATTCACTCAAAACTTGGAAAGATTTTGTGATCCAAAAAGCAATCCTCGGCGCAGGGTATGTACGCCGAGAGGAAATGATTGAATTTCTTCGAAAAGAAAAACCATTCAAACCAGAAGAACTAACCAAAGCAAAGTTAGTTGATCTGATTTAA
- a CDS encoding DUF2804 domain-containing protein, with protein MPEIKKQIPLLKNDGTLTEEGWARSPFWTYNRENIAASALKIKEWDYYSILSPTKEFGITITASDLGYAGLFAICFLDFKQGTFKQIDTLSVLPLGKTGFPRVSSGGVVQFEDKKLKLRFEVINGKRILEFESKSFDAPDGGKGIQGKIELTEPKMDSMNIATSWKENRKAFYYNTKINCMPASGKVFVGNTTYQFDSKKDFGALDWGRGVWTYKNRWYWSSVSAWVDGKPFGLNLGYGFTDRSPASENIILYDGKIHKLEEVDFIIDTKNYMAPWKFTSNNNRLDLDFTPIVDRNSYMNFLIIKTVQHQVFGMFNGTMVLDNGKKLKLQNILGFAEDVLNHY; from the coding sequence ATGCCTGAGATTAAAAAACAAATTCCCCTATTAAAAAACGATGGAACCCTTACGGAAGAAGGTTGGGCTCGTTCCCCTTTTTGGACTTATAACCGTGAAAATATCGCCGCATCAGCATTAAAAATCAAGGAATGGGATTATTATTCTATTTTATCACCTACAAAAGAATTTGGAATCACTATAACGGCATCTGATTTGGGTTATGCGGGTCTCTTTGCAATTTGTTTTTTAGATTTCAAACAAGGAACATTTAAACAAATCGATACACTTTCGGTTCTACCTCTTGGCAAAACAGGATTTCCACGTGTTAGTAGTGGTGGGGTGGTTCAGTTTGAAGATAAAAAACTGAAACTACGATTTGAAGTCATAAATGGAAAACGAATTTTAGAATTTGAATCCAAATCTTTCGACGCACCAGATGGGGGAAAAGGAATCCAAGGAAAAATCGAACTTACCGAACCTAAAATGGATTCGATGAATATTGCTACCTCTTGGAAAGAAAACAGAAAAGCATTCTATTATAATACTAAAATCAATTGTATGCCCGCTTCCGGAAAAGTATTCGTAGGAAATACAACGTATCAATTCGATTCCAAAAAAGATTTTGGCGCACTCGATTGGGGACGTGGAGTTTGGACATATAAAAACAGATGGTATTGGAGTTCCGTCTCTGCTTGGGTGGATGGAAAACCATTTGGTCTCAACTTAGGATATGGATTTACAGATAGAAGTCCTGCTTCTGAAAACATCATTCTTTACGATGGCAAAATTCATAAACTAGAGGAAGTGGATTTTATCATTGATACCAAAAACTATATGGCGCCATGGAAATTCACTTCCAATAACAATCGTTTGGATTTGGATTTTACACCCATCGTAGATAGAAATTCTTATATGAATTTTTTAATCATTAAAACGGTACAACACCAAGTGTTTGGAATGTTTAATGGAACTATGGTTTTGGACAATGGGAAAAAGTTGAAACTCCAAAACATCCTCGGGTTTGCCGAAGATGTTCTGAATCATTACTAA
- a CDS encoding TetR/AcrR family transcriptional regulator has protein sequence MKLTLKLLQNEFEFYQNPESEKEKDIVSAAEEVFAELGFTGATTAELAKRAGVTERTLFKYFPSKNDLYRRVLAGLLLSTIVPGHMSDLKERLESLKPDFKDWYISILKARYEAVAKEPQKLKLLLGALLFSKEFSEIFGTLWKINLYDTSVKAIQYFQKIGDIRKDLDANQIVRASFSLSASFLITKFILAPKLPLDPNQEIETLFLIFYQGIKK, from the coding sequence ATGAAACTGACATTAAAATTACTACAAAACGAATTTGAATTTTACCAAAACCCAGAATCAGAAAAGGAAAAAGATATAGTAAGCGCTGCTGAGGAGGTATTTGCTGAATTAGGATTTACTGGTGCCACAACAGCAGAACTAGCAAAAAGAGCCGGTGTAACAGAACGTACTCTCTTTAAATATTTCCCTTCAAAGAATGATTTATATAGGCGGGTTCTAGCGGGATTACTTCTTTCAACAATTGTGCCTGGCCATATGTCTGATTTAAAAGAAAGATTAGAATCATTGAAACCAGATTTTAAAGACTGGTATATTTCTATTTTAAAAGCAAGGTATGAAGCTGTCGCAAAAGAACCTCAAAAATTAAAATTACTTCTCGGTGCTCTTCTTTTCTCAAAAGAATTTTCAGAAATTTTTGGAACTCTTTGGAAAATAAATTTGTATGATACTTCTGTAAAAGCCATCCAATACTTTCAAAAAATAGGTGATATCAGAAAGGATTTAGATGCAAACCAAATCGTTAGAGCTTCTTTTAGTTTGAGTGCTAGTTTTTTAATTACTAAATTTATATTAGCACCCAAGTTACCATTGGATCCGAATCAAGAAATCGAAACGTTATTTTTGATTTTTTATCAAGGAATCAAAAAGTAA
- the mnmE gene encoding tRNA uridine-5-carboxymethylaminomethyl(34) synthesis GTPase MnmE — protein sequence MIDTIAALSTASGPGAIGILRVSGSAVLPIVLAVLQKNGSPLTEEYIKNQTRTAIYCDFVDADLPLDQIVFFYFASPNSYTGEDLAEFHLHGNPILLKRALQILFDKGARPAQKGEFTKRAYLNGKINLSGAEAIGRLIEARSRYELELAQKNVFGEITKLSSKIRSDLISLKAECEAEIDFSTEDLTFESLEERKHRMVSLKNLCSKLIKDSERAETLILQSTVVLFGEPNTGKSSLMNVLIGKDRSIISDIPGTTRDYIAEELSLDGIPIRLVDTAGIRETSDNIEQMGIERSKREADSANVKLLLIDTSIPFDKSSFLTKHKERLHGAILVANKIDEKYKDWNRNQLDELQNEFELEVTEISCKTKIGIPHLLELLKTKLISQDNSEDVVLLEDRQRYHIQKIESNLSEAIRLMEDNAPAEIYIQEINTSLKEIGEVNGHVENEEILGRIFSKFCVGK from the coding sequence TTGATTGATACCATTGCGGCATTGTCCACAGCCTCAGGGCCCGGAGCGATTGGCATCCTTCGGGTATCGGGCTCTGCCGTATTGCCCATTGTTCTGGCCGTTCTCCAAAAGAACGGATCTCCTCTCACCGAAGAATACATTAAAAACCAAACACGGACTGCCATTTATTGTGATTTTGTAGATGCAGATTTACCTTTAGACCAAATTGTATTTTTTTATTTTGCTTCACCTAACTCATATACAGGTGAAGATTTGGCCGAGTTCCATTTACATGGAAATCCAATTCTACTCAAACGTGCCTTACAAATCCTTTTCGATAAAGGGGCAAGGCCTGCCCAGAAGGGTGAGTTTACAAAACGAGCTTACTTAAATGGTAAAATCAATTTATCCGGTGCAGAAGCGATTGGTCGACTCATTGAAGCTCGCTCTCGATATGAATTAGAGTTAGCACAAAAAAACGTATTTGGCGAGATTACAAAATTAAGTTCAAAAATCAGAAGTGATCTGATTTCACTGAAAGCAGAATGTGAAGCAGAAATAGATTTTTCTACGGAAGACTTAACCTTCGAAAGTTTAGAAGAAAGGAAACATCGAATGGTTTCTCTAAAGAATCTTTGTTCTAAACTCATCAAAGATTCTGAACGAGCAGAAACATTAATTTTACAATCCACTGTTGTTCTATTTGGAGAGCCGAACACGGGTAAGTCGAGTCTGATGAACGTACTCATCGGAAAAGATCGGTCGATTATTTCGGACATTCCCGGCACCACGAGAGATTATATTGCCGAAGAATTGAGTTTGGATGGAATTCCGATTCGACTTGTGGATACTGCCGGAATTCGAGAGACATCGGATAACATAGAACAAATGGGGATTGAACGAAGTAAACGCGAAGCCGATAGCGCCAATGTAAAATTACTTCTCATCGACACCTCAATCCCATTCGACAAAAGTTCGTTTTTAACAAAACATAAAGAACGACTTCATGGTGCCATCCTTGTTGCCAATAAAATTGATGAAAAATATAAAGATTGGAACCGAAACCAATTGGATGAATTACAAAATGAATTTGAATTGGAAGTGACAGAGATCTCTTGTAAAACAAAAATCGGCATTCCTCATTTATTAGAACTTTTGAAAACAAAACTCATTTCTCAAGATAACTCGGAAGATGTGGTTTTATTGGAAGACCGACAAAGATATCATATTCAAAAAATAGAATCTAATTTATCCGAAGCCATCCGGCTTATGGAAGATAACGCACCTGCAGAAATTTACATTCAGGAAATCAATACCTCCCTTAAAGAAATTGGTGAAGTCAATGGTCATGTGGAAAATGAAGAAATCCTTGGAAGGATATTTAGTAAATTTTGTGTGGGTAAATAA
- a CDS encoding GMC oxidoreductase, translating into MSQSIPKEQNYDYDFIIVGSGFGGSVSAYRLSQKGYKVLVIESGKRWKSTDFPKTNWSLRKYLWMPKLGFYGIQRINLLNDFLLVSGAGVGGGSLVYACTLYVPSAKVLNSPLYSKMGGEKALLPYYDVAKHMLGVTENPQLWEPDQILLETAKTFGKEDTFRRTPVGIYFGNKKDPKDPFFGGDGPDRDPCNFCGGCMVGCRHNAKNTLDKNYLYLAEKLGAEILPETKVTSLVPLNEKGIPDPEASGEFGYELESNSTTGWFGYPKRKFRSKQVVLSAGVMGTVGLLLKMQFENKLIRLSEKLGDTVRTNSETVLPVTVPASKGVDYSRGIAITSSVHPDENTHIEPVRYSKGSDFFALLASVMTDGGGKFPRPLKFFWTMLRHPIYFLKAHNPVGFAKNSIILLVMQTVDNSVRLVRKRRIIWPFQRTITSALSTGEPTPTYIPIANAFTRKLAEIVGGIPRSSFNDTLLSAPLTGHIMGGCIVADSAERGVIDMENKVFGYENLRVCDASMLTVNLGVNPSLTITALSERAMSFVPTKGNKAIQFLSFETKKGFDKILGSIPKKPSVKKSTSVRKRLSLPK; encoded by the coding sequence ATGAGTCAATCCATTCCAAAAGAACAAAATTATGATTATGACTTTATTATCGTAGGGTCTGGTTTTGGAGGATCTGTTTCTGCTTATCGGTTATCACAAAAAGGTTATAAGGTTTTAGTGATTGAATCGGGAAAAAGATGGAAATCAACAGACTTTCCAAAAACAAATTGGAGCCTTCGTAAATACTTATGGATGCCAAAGTTAGGTTTTTATGGAATTCAAAGGATCAATTTACTGAATGATTTTTTACTCGTGAGTGGGGCAGGTGTGGGTGGAGGTTCATTAGTTTATGCTTGTACGTTATATGTTCCATCAGCTAAAGTTTTAAACTCTCCTTTATATTCCAAAATGGGTGGAGAAAAAGCATTATTACCATATTATGATGTTGCAAAACACATGCTTGGTGTAACAGAGAACCCACAACTTTGGGAACCAGACCAAATTTTATTAGAAACTGCCAAAACTTTTGGTAAAGAAGATACCTTCCGAAGAACTCCTGTGGGAATTTATTTTGGTAACAAAAAAGATCCAAAGGATCCTTTTTTTGGAGGCGATGGTCCCGATCGAGACCCTTGTAATTTTTGTGGTGGTTGTATGGTCGGTTGTCGTCATAACGCAAAAAACACTCTCGATAAAAACTATTTATATTTAGCCGAGAAACTCGGAGCAGAAATTCTTCCTGAAACCAAAGTCACTTCTCTTGTTCCACTGAATGAAAAAGGAATTCCTGATCCAGAAGCTAGCGGTGAGTTTGGATATGAATTAGAATCAAACAGTACAACCGGTTGGTTTGGTTATCCGAAAAGGAAATTTCGTTCCAAACAAGTAGTTCTTTCTGCTGGTGTGATGGGTACTGTTGGACTTCTACTCAAAATGCAATTTGAAAACAAATTGATCCGTTTGTCAGAAAAGTTAGGTGATACAGTTCGAACCAATAGCGAAACCGTATTACCAGTAACAGTTCCAGCGAGTAAGGGTGTTGATTATTCACGTGGGATTGCGATTACATCATCTGTCCATCCCGATGAAAATACTCATATCGAACCTGTTCGGTATTCCAAAGGATCGGATTTTTTTGCTCTCCTTGCCAGTGTGATGACTGATGGAGGTGGGAAGTTTCCAAGACCACTCAAATTTTTTTGGACTATGCTTCGCCATCCCATCTATTTTTTAAAAGCACATAATCCTGTCGGGTTTGCAAAAAACTCTATCATTTTACTTGTGATGCAAACTGTTGATAATAGCGTACGACTTGTCCGTAAAAGACGAATCATTTGGCCTTTCCAAAGAACCATCACATCGGCTCTTTCCACTGGTGAACCCACACCAACTTATATTCCGATTGCCAATGCCTTTACAAGGAAACTCGCAGAGATAGTGGGTGGGATTCCTCGCAGTTCTTTCAATGACACTCTTCTCAGTGCCCCTTTGACAGGTCATATCATGGGTGGTTGTATTGTCGCTGACTCAGCAGAACGTGGTGTGATCGACATGGAAAACAAAGTGTTTGGATACGAGAACCTACGTGTTTGCGATGCGTCCATGCTTACGGTGAACTTAGGTGTAAATCCAAGTTTGACCATCACAGCTCTCTCGGAACGAGCCATGAGTTTTGTTCCTACCAAGGGTAATAAAGCGATCCAATTTTTATCTTTCGAAACCAAAAAAGGTTTTGATAAAATCCTTGGTTCGATTCCGAAGAAACCTTCCGTTAAAAAATCGACTTCTGTGAGGAAACGTTTATCATTACCTAAATGA
- the rpmH gene encoding 50S ribosomal protein L34 → MKRTFQPSKIKRVRTHGFRARMATPGGRNVIAARRRKGRAKLTVSDEKIGRKF, encoded by the coding sequence ATGAAACGTACATTCCAACCGAGTAAAATTAAACGCGTGAGAACTCACGGATTCCGAGCCAGAATGGCTACCCCAGGCGGAAGAAATGTGATTGCCGCAAGAAGAAGAAAAGGACGCGCTAAATTGACTGTTTCCGACGAAAAAATCGGGAGAAAGTTCTAA